A window of Ranitomeya variabilis isolate aRanVar5 chromosome 2, aRanVar5.hap1, whole genome shotgun sequence contains these coding sequences:
- the BMAL1 gene encoding basic helix-loop-helix ARNT-like protein 1, whose protein sequence is MADQRMDITSTIDFISSGPTDLISSSLSTGGMECSRKRKGSLTDYQLDSFSFDHGEGMDTDKDDPHGMLEYAEGRIKNAREAHSQIEKRRRDKMNSFIDELASLVPTCNAMSRKLDKLTVLRMAVQHMKTLRGATNPYTEANYKPSFLSDDEVKQLILRAADGFLFVVGCDRGKILFVSESVFKILNYSQNDLIGQSLFDYLHPKDIAKVKEQLSSSDTAPRERLIDAKTGLPVKTDITPEPSRLCSGARRSFFCRMKCNRPSVKVEDKDFPSNCSKKKGDRKSFCTIHSTGYLKSWPPTKMGLDEDNEPDSEGCNLSCLVAIGRLHPHIVPQPANGEIRVKSTEYVSRHAIDGKFVFVDQRATAILGYLPQELLGTSCYEYFHQDDIGNLAECHRQVLQNREKITTNCYKFKIKDGSFITLKSRWFSFMNPWTKEVEYIVSTNTVVSANILDGGDSAFSHLASSPPSMDSVLQSGEGGTKRTHPTVPGIPGGTRAGAGKIGRMIAEEIMEIHRIRGSSPSSCGSSPLNITSTPPPDASSPGGKKIMNGGTMDLPISGLGTGQLQDNSGFPYSDNSSMLGENSQMAIDMIETDHGSSSPSNDEAAMAVIMSLLEADAGLGGPVDFSDLPWPL, encoded by the exons ATGGCTGACCAAAGAATGGATATCACTTCAACTATTGATTTCATCTCCTCGGGTCCAACTGACCTCATATCTAGTTCTCTCAGCACAGGCGGAATGGAGTGTAGCCGAAAAAGGAAAGGCAGTCTGACGGATTATCA GCTGGACAGTTTTTCTTTCGA CCATGGAGAAGGCATGGATACCGATAAGGACGATCCACACGGGAT GCTTGAATATGCAGAAGGTCGGATAAAAAATGCAAG GGAGGCTCACAGTCAAATCGAGAAGAGGCGCAGAGACAAAATGAACAGTTTCATCGACGAGTTGGCTTCTCTTGTGCCCACGTGTAACGCCATGTCTCGGAAGTTGGACAAGCTGACTGTGCTAAGAATGGCCGTGCAGCATATGAAGACTTTGCGAG GTGCTACAAATCCATACACAGAAGCCAACTACAAACCCTCATTCCTATCGGACGATGAAGTAAAGCAATTAATTCTCAGG GCAGCAGACGGATTCCTCTTTGTGGTGGGCTGCGACCGCGGGAAGATCCTGTTTGTATCCGAATCCGTCTTTAAAATCCTTAATTACAGTCAG AATGATCTGATTGGACAAAGCCTATTTGATTACCTACATCCAAAAGACATCGCCAAAGTAAAGGAGCAGTTGTCGTCCTCTGACACGGCCCCACGGGAGAGGCTCATCGATGCAAAAA CCGGTCTCCCCGTCAAGACTGACATTACCCCCGAACCATCGCGGCTGTGCTCTGGAGCCAGGCGCTCATTTTTCTGCAGGATGAAGTGTAACAGACCCTCTGTAAAAGTAGAAGATAAAGATTTCCCATCCAACTGCTCGAAGAAAAAAG GAGACCGGAAAAGTTTTTGCACTATTCATAGCACTGGATATTTAAAGAGCTGGCCACCAACAAAAATGGGCCTCGATGAGGACAACGAGCCCGACAGCGAGGGCTGTAATCTTAGCTGCCTTGTTGCCATTGGACGCTTACACCCGCACATAGTACCGCAGCCTGCAAACGGCGAGATCCGAGTCAAGTCCACAGAATACGTCTCTCGGCACGCCATTGACGGGAAATTTGTTTTTGTAGACCAGAG AGCCACCGCCATTTTAGGGTACTTACCACAAGAACTTTTAGGGACATCGTGTTATGAGTATTTCCATCAAGACGACATTGGGAATCTTGCAGAGTGCCATAGACAAG TGTTACAGAATAGAGAAAAAATTACAACAAATTGTTATAAGTTTAAAATCAAAGATGGCTCCTTCATCACCCTGAAGAGTCGCTGGTTCAGTTTCATGAACCCTTGGACCAAAGAAGTGGAATACATTGTCTCTACCAACACCGTTGTATC AGCAAACATTTTAGATGGTGGAGATTCAGCCTTTTCACATTTGGCATCCTCCCCACCCAGCATGGACAGCGTCCTGCAGTCTGGAGAAG GTGGTACAAAGAGAACCCATCCAACAGTGCCTGGCATTCCTGGTGGAACCAGAGCTGGAGCCGGGAAGATTGGAAGAATGATTGCTGAAGAAATCATGGAAATTCACAG AATAAGAGGGTCTTCACCATCAAGCTGTGGGTCAAGTCCACTTAACATCACCAGCACTCCCCCTCCTGACGCATCATCCCCGGGGGGTAAAAAG atTATGAATGGTGGCACCATGGATCTGCCAATCTCTGGATTAGGTACAGGACAGCTGCAAGATAACTCCGGCTTCCCATACTCTGACAATTCCTCAATGCTTG GTGAAAACTCCCAAATGGCGATCGATATGATAGAAACGGACCACGGCTCGAGCAGTCCCTCCAATGACGAAGCTGCCATGGCGGTCATCATGAGTCTCCTGGAGGCAGATGCAGGACTCGGGGGTCCAGTAGACTTCAGTGACTTACCGTGGCCATTGTGA